One window of the Streptomyces asoensis genome contains the following:
- a CDS encoding rhomboid family intramembrane serine protease → MVIPVHDVNPVRRTPVVTYALIAANVFVFLFMPGLSGSTAGDSSLAQTCHLHAFLEHYAAVPRELIHHQLPQLVPTGDVRGAGCVLAPPGYDKSPALSVLSAMFLHGGWLHLLGNMLFLLIFGNNIEDRMGHVRFALFYAACGYAASYGFALLNADSTDPLIGASGAIAGVLGGYLVLYPKARVWVLVPFLVFLPLRLPAWLVLGFWFVLQAVYSSGEGVSGAGTVAYAAHVVGFLAGMLLAWPLKPGTPPPPEPRGLLFGRRARPRHTW, encoded by the coding sequence GTGGTCATCCCCGTCCATGACGTGAATCCCGTGCGCCGCACCCCGGTGGTGACGTACGCCCTCATCGCGGCGAACGTCTTCGTCTTCCTGTTCATGCCCGGCCTGTCCGGCTCCACGGCGGGCGACAGCAGCCTGGCCCAGACGTGTCATCTGCACGCCTTCCTGGAGCATTACGCCGCCGTACCACGGGAGTTGATCCACCATCAGCTTCCGCAGCTCGTCCCCACCGGAGACGTGCGCGGCGCGGGCTGTGTGCTGGCCCCGCCGGGCTATGACAAGTCGCCCGCGCTGAGCGTGCTCAGCGCGATGTTCCTGCACGGCGGATGGCTGCACCTGCTGGGCAACATGCTGTTCCTGCTGATCTTCGGCAACAACATCGAGGACCGCATGGGGCACGTGCGCTTCGCCCTCTTCTACGCCGCCTGCGGCTACGCGGCGTCGTACGGTTTCGCCCTGCTCAACGCCGACTCGACCGACCCGCTGATCGGGGCGTCGGGGGCGATCGCGGGGGTGCTGGGCGGGTATCTGGTGCTGTATCCGAAGGCCAGGGTGTGGGTGCTCGTCCCGTTCCTGGTGTTTCTGCCGTTGCGGCTGCCGGCCTGGCTGGTGCTGGGATTCTGGTTCGTGCTCCAGGCGGTGTACTCCTCCGGGGAGGGCGTCTCCGGCGCGGGCACCGTGGCGTACGCGGCGCACGTCGTCGGCTTCCTCGCCGGCATGCTGCTCGCCTGGCCGCTCAAGCCGGGCACGCCCCCGCCGCCGGAGCCGCGCGGTCTGCTGTTCGGCAGACGGGCGCGCCCCCGGCACACCTGGTGA
- a CDS encoding FAD-dependent oxidoreductase produces MSIERLVVIGGDAAGMSAASQARRLKGPGELEIVAFERGHFTSFSACGIPYWVGGDVNGRDDLIARTPEEHRARGIDLRLRTEVTEIDVAGRRVRARAVDSGAESWTSYDKLVIATGARPIRPDMPGMDAQGVHGVQTLDDGQALIDTLARARGKRAVVVGAGYIGVEMAEALIKRGYEVTVVNRGSEPMSTLDPDMGRLVRRAMEGLGITMVNDTEVIAVRTAEDGHVRAVVTEDAEYPADVVVLGIGVRPETGLAKAAGLPLGTHGGLLTDLAMRVRGPLADGSVWAGGDCVEVLDLVSGQERHIALGTHANKHGQVIGTNVGGGYATFPGVVGTAVSKVCDLEIARTGLREKDARRVGLRFEAVTIESTSRAGYYPGASPMTVKMLAERRTGRLLGLQIVGREGAGKRVDIAAVALTAGMTVEQMTALDLGYAPPFSPVWDPVLVAARKASAKVRDS; encoded by the coding sequence ATGAGCATCGAGCGACTGGTGGTGATCGGCGGGGACGCCGCGGGCATGTCCGCGGCGTCCCAGGCCCGCCGTCTGAAGGGGCCCGGGGAGCTGGAGATCGTGGCCTTCGAGCGCGGCCACTTCACGTCCTTCTCGGCGTGCGGCATCCCGTACTGGGTGGGCGGTGACGTCAACGGGCGGGACGATCTGATCGCCCGCACGCCCGAGGAACACCGCGCGCGGGGGATCGACCTGCGGCTGCGCACGGAGGTCACGGAGATCGACGTCGCGGGGCGGCGGGTACGCGCGCGCGCGGTGGATTCCGGGGCGGAGTCCTGGACGTCGTACGACAAGCTCGTCATCGCGACCGGGGCCCGCCCGATCCGGCCGGACATGCCGGGCATGGACGCTCAGGGCGTGCACGGGGTGCAGACCCTGGACGACGGGCAGGCGCTGATCGACACGCTGGCACGCGCGCGTGGGAAGCGGGCCGTGGTCGTGGGGGCGGGTTACATCGGCGTGGAGATGGCCGAGGCGCTCATCAAGCGCGGCTACGAGGTGACGGTCGTCAACCGGGGCAGCGAGCCGATGTCGACCCTCGACCCGGACATGGGGCGGCTGGTGCGCCGGGCCATGGAGGGCCTGGGCATCACCATGGTGAACGACACCGAGGTCATCGCAGTGCGCACCGCCGAGGACGGTCACGTGCGGGCGGTGGTGACCGAGGACGCCGAGTACCCGGCCGACGTGGTGGTGCTGGGCATCGGGGTCCGCCCGGAGACCGGGCTCGCGAAGGCCGCGGGGCTGCCCCTGGGCACTCACGGCGGGCTCCTCACGGACCTGGCGATGCGGGTGCGCGGGCCTCTTGCCGACGGGAGCGTCTGGGCCGGCGGTGACTGCGTCGAGGTCCTGGACCTGGTCTCCGGACAGGAGCGCCACATCGCCCTGGGTACCCATGCGAACAAGCACGGCCAGGTCATCGGCACCAACGTCGGGGGCGGCTACGCCACGTTCCCCGGCGTGGTCGGCACGGCCGTCAGCAAGGTGTGCGATCTGGAGATCGCCCGCACGGGCCTCCGTGAGAAGGACGCCCGTCGCGTCGGTCTCCGGTTCGAAGCGGTCACCATCGAGTCGACCAGCCGCGCCGGCTACTACCCCGGCGCCTCCCCCATGACGGTCAAGATGCTCGCCGAGCGAAGGACGGGCCGTCTGCTGGGCCTCCAGATCGTCGGGCGGGAGGGCGCGGGCAAACGCGTCGACATCGCGGCGGTGGCCTTGACGGCCGGGATGACGGTGGAACAGATGACGGCTCTGGACCTCGGATACGCGCCGCCGTTCTCGCCGGTGTGGGATCCCGTACTGGTGGCGGCGAGAAAGGCATCGGCGAAGGTACGCGACTCCTAG
- a CDS encoding DUF4349 domain-containing protein, giving the protein MRTRRSAGRSVRRSARPAHALAAISLAAALALTGCGGADDMGASSTADKAAVGEAGAGDAGAVQDGKQGAGASGSKATSAPDLTVNRIIRTASLTVQVKDVPKALDEARATTENAGGYIGDETTTRDEDGAERTRVVLRVPVGKYDDVLAALQGSGKLLERTAKAQDVTDQVVDVESRITSQRASVARVRELMDRATKLSDVVTLEGELSSRESDLEALLAQQASLKDRTSLATVTLTLSEKPVVAAAEDDDPGFVDALAGGWDAFVTMLRWIAVVFGAALPFLAVGVLLVLAWLRLVRPRRRAAEASRDRLSVPGQTGAVQAEAGPTEARQAGQAGQAGQAGAGTGEPEQR; this is encoded by the coding sequence ATGCGCACACGACGTTCCGCAGGACGCTCCGTACGACGTTCCGCACGGCCGGCCCACGCCCTGGCCGCGATCTCGCTGGCCGCGGCCCTCGCGCTCACCGGGTGCGGCGGCGCGGACGACATGGGCGCGAGCAGTACGGCCGACAAGGCCGCGGTCGGAGAGGCCGGCGCCGGGGACGCGGGAGCGGTGCAGGACGGCAAGCAGGGCGCGGGCGCGAGCGGCTCGAAGGCGACCTCCGCACCCGACCTCACCGTCAACCGCATCATCCGCACCGCCTCCCTGACCGTGCAGGTCAAGGACGTGCCGAAGGCCCTGGACGAGGCTCGCGCGACCACCGAGAACGCGGGCGGCTATATCGGCGACGAGACGACCACCCGGGACGAGGACGGCGCCGAGCGCACCCGCGTGGTGCTGCGCGTGCCCGTCGGGAAGTACGACGACGTCCTCGCCGCTCTCCAGGGCTCGGGCAAGCTCCTGGAGCGCACGGCGAAGGCCCAGGACGTCACCGACCAGGTCGTCGACGTCGAGAGCCGCATCACCTCGCAGCGCGCCAGTGTCGCCCGGGTCCGCGAGCTGATGGACCGGGCCACCAAGCTGAGCGACGTGGTCACCCTGGAGGGTGAGTTGAGCAGCCGGGAGTCCGACCTCGAGGCGCTGCTCGCCCAGCAGGCGTCCCTGAAGGACCGCACGAGCCTGGCGACCGTCACGCTGACCCTGTCGGAGAAGCCGGTCGTCGCGGCCGCCGAGGACGACGATCCCGGGTTCGTGGACGCGCTGGCGGGCGGCTGGGACGCGTTCGTGACGATGCTGCGCTGGATCGCCGTCGTGTTCGGCGCGGCGCTGCCGTTCCTGGCGGTGGGCGTCCTGCTCGTGCTGGCGTGGCTGCGGCTGGTGCGACCGCGCCGGCGGGCGGCAGAGGCGAGCCGGGACCGGTTGAGCGTGCCCGGGCAGACCGGAGCCGTGCAGGCGGAGGCCGGGCCGACCGAGGCCCGGCAGGCCGGGCAGGCCGGGCAGGCCGGGCAGGCCGGGGCCGGGACGGGCGAGCCCGAGCAGCGCTGA
- the hemG gene encoding protoporphyrinogen oxidase → MSSTGAGTGQHVVVIGAGIAGLAAAHRLLERGARVTVLEASGRVGGKLLPGEIAGVRVDLGAESMLARRPEAVALAREVGLSDRLRSPATATASIWTRGALRPMPKGHVMGVPGAATALAGVLSDEGLARIERDADLPRTEVGDDVAVGEYVAARLGREVVDRLVEPLLGGVYAGDAYRISMRSAVPQLYQAARTHTSLTEAVREIQAKAAAGQQTGPVFMGVEGGVGSLPLAVAESVEARGGEIHTRVPVTGLRRAPGGGWHVTAGERVLHADAVVVAVPAPAAAALLAAESPEAAAALRTVEYASMALITLAYRRANTADALPDGSGFLVPPVDGRTIKASTFASQKWGWIADENPDTVVLRTSVGRYGETEILGREDADLVDVSRHDLRAATGLDATPLETRVTRWTDGLPQYPVGHHTRVARIREHVAELPGLAVCGAQYDGVGIPACIASAYAAVDQLGGDLSAVRELAANPVQNLHGGAGE, encoded by the coding sequence ATGAGCTCAACGGGTGCGGGCACGGGGCAGCACGTCGTCGTCATCGGAGCCGGGATCGCCGGGCTGGCCGCCGCCCACAGGCTGCTGGAGCGCGGGGCGCGGGTGACCGTCCTCGAGGCCTCCGGCCGGGTGGGAGGCAAGCTGCTGCCCGGCGAGATCGCGGGCGTGCGCGTGGACCTCGGCGCCGAGTCGATGCTGGCCCGCCGGCCCGAGGCGGTCGCTCTCGCGCGCGAGGTGGGCCTCTCCGACCGCCTTCGGTCGCCGGCCACCGCGACGGCCTCGATCTGGACCCGCGGCGCGCTGCGCCCCATGCCCAAGGGCCACGTCATGGGCGTGCCCGGCGCGGCGACCGCCCTCGCCGGAGTCCTCTCCGACGAGGGGCTCGCCCGGATCGAGCGCGACGCCGACCTGCCCCGCACCGAGGTCGGGGACGACGTGGCCGTCGGGGAGTACGTGGCGGCGCGCCTGGGCCGCGAGGTCGTCGACCGCCTCGTCGAACCGCTGCTCGGCGGGGTGTACGCCGGTGACGCCTACCGGATCTCGATGCGCTCCGCCGTCCCGCAGCTCTACCAGGCGGCACGGACCCACACCTCGCTGACGGAGGCGGTCCGCGAGATCCAGGCGAAGGCCGCCGCCGGCCAGCAGACCGGCCCGGTGTTCATGGGCGTCGAGGGCGGCGTGGGCTCCCTGCCGCTCGCGGTCGCGGAGTCCGTGGAGGCACGCGGCGGCGAGATCCACACGCGCGTACCCGTGACCGGACTGCGCCGCGCGCCCGGCGGAGGCTGGCACGTCACCGCGGGGGAGCGGGTGCTGCACGCCGACGCCGTGGTCGTCGCCGTGCCCGCGCCGGCCGCCGCCGCGCTGCTGGCCGCCGAGTCCCCCGAGGCCGCCGCCGCACTGCGCACGGTGGAGTACGCCTCCATGGCCCTGATCACCCTCGCCTACCGGCGCGCCAACACCGCAGACGCCCTGCCCGACGGCAGCGGTTTCCTCGTCCCGCCCGTCGACGGACGCACCATCAAGGCGTCCACCTTCGCCTCCCAGAAGTGGGGCTGGATCGCCGACGAGAACCCGGACACGGTCGTGCTGCGCACCTCCGTGGGGCGGTACGGCGAGACGGAGATCCTGGGTCGCGAGGACGCCGACCTCGTCGACGTCTCCCGGCACGACCTGCGCGCCGCCACCGGCCTGGACGCCACGCCCCTCGAAACCCGCGTCACCCGCTGGACGGACGGCCTGCCCCAGTACCCGGTCGGCCACCACACGCGCGTGGCCCGCATCCGCGAGCACGTCGCCGAGCTCCCCGGCCTCGCGGTCTGCGGCGCCCAGTACGACGGCGTGGGCATCCCGGCCTGCATCGCGAGCGCGTACGCGGCGGTCGACCAGCTCGGCGGCGACCTGAGCGCCGTACGGGAGCTCGCGGCCAACCCGGTGCAAAATCTGCACGGCGGAGCGGGAGAATGA
- the hemQ gene encoding hydrogen peroxide-dependent heme synthase translates to MSDDAPTTESGRVPNKGKLAKDLNEVIRYTLWSVFKLKDVLPEDRAGYADEVQELFDQLAAKDVTIRGTYDVSGLRADADVMIWWHAETADQLQEAYNLFRRTRLGRALEPVWSNMALHRPAEFNRSHIPAFLADETPRNYVSVYPFVRSYDWYLLPDEDRRRMLADHGKMARGYPDVRANTVASFSLGDYEWILAFEADELYRIVDLMRHLRASEARMHVREEVPFYTGRRKDLTELVAGLA, encoded by the coding sequence ATGAGCGACGACGCCCCCACCACCGAGTCCGGCAGGGTCCCGAACAAGGGCAAGCTGGCCAAGGACCTCAACGAGGTCATCCGCTACACGCTGTGGTCCGTCTTCAAGCTGAAGGACGTGCTGCCCGAGGACCGCGCGGGTTACGCCGACGAGGTCCAGGAGCTGTTCGACCAGCTCGCCGCCAAGGACGTGACGATCCGCGGCACGTACGACGTGTCCGGCCTGCGCGCCGACGCCGACGTCATGATCTGGTGGCACGCCGAGACCGCCGACCAGCTCCAGGAGGCGTACAACCTCTTCCGCCGCACCCGGCTCGGCCGCGCCCTGGAGCCGGTCTGGTCGAACATGGCGCTGCACCGCCCCGCCGAGTTCAACCGCTCGCACATCCCGGCGTTCCTCGCCGACGAGACGCCCCGCAACTACGTGAGCGTCTACCCCTTCGTGCGCTCCTACGACTGGTACCTGCTGCCCGACGAGGACCGTCGCCGCATGCTCGCCGACCACGGCAAGATGGCCCGCGGCTACCCGGACGTCCGCGCCAACACCGTCGCCTCGTTCTCGCTGGGCGACTACGAGTGGATCCTGGCCTTCGAGGCCGACGAGCTGTACCGCATCGTCGACCTCATGCGCCACCTGCGCGCCTCGGAGGCCCGCATGCACGTCCGCGAGGAGGTCCCGTTCTACACGGGCCGTCGCAAGGACCTCACGGAGCTGGTCGCGGGCCTCGCCTGA
- a CDS encoding alpha/beta hydrolase has protein sequence MRAAALHSAAGALLLTALSAVPAGGAPNAGGLSGSPGVALAAARAAAKGVDFGNCSDAQDLPGSMQCGTVSVPLDYAAPNGKQIELTVSRVRATHRDPHNSKRRVPRQGALVFNPGGPGGSGLYFPLIGLLPEWKRIGAAYDLVGYDPRGVGRSAPLSCQDPKRFFKGPVPAPDHPSESYKRERIAQAKAYAQGCAKRTGSALRHYNSLNNARDLDVLRAALGEERLTFMGASYGTYFGGVYATLFPSHVRRMVFDAAVNPDPAQIWYRNNLDQSAAFESRWTDFREWIARHDDVYGLGGTAEAVLTSYERARARLAAEPAGGKVGPGQLQGAFLQAGYYDDYWPARAQALSEYLKGDPKQLIAQAGPVREAAAQAENANAAYTAVECNDASWPTDWRVWDRDNTRLARVAPFETWDNVWANLPCAYWPAPRQQPVDVRTGPGELPPTLILAAERDAAAPYAGALEMHRRLTGSVLVTERDAGTHGIAGGPNRCVNGHLEAYLLEGRLPVRRAACAPHPEPEPTVAPAERAARPGR, from the coding sequence ATGAGAGCCGCCGCCCTCCACTCGGCCGCAGGAGCCCTCCTCCTGACCGCCCTCTCCGCCGTCCCGGCGGGCGGCGCCCCGAACGCCGGCGGCCTGTCCGGCTCGCCCGGTGTCGCACTGGCCGCCGCGCGGGCCGCGGCGAAGGGCGTCGACTTCGGGAACTGCTCCGACGCGCAGGACCTGCCCGGCAGCATGCAGTGCGGCACGGTCTCCGTCCCGCTCGACTACGCGGCCCCGAACGGCAAGCAGATCGAGCTCACCGTCAGCCGGGTGCGGGCCACCCACCGGGACCCGCACAACAGCAAGCGCCGGGTGCCCCGGCAGGGCGCGCTGGTCTTCAACCCGGGCGGTCCCGGCGGCTCGGGCCTGTACTTCCCGCTGATCGGGCTGCTGCCGGAGTGGAAGCGCATCGGGGCGGCCTACGACCTCGTCGGCTACGACCCGCGCGGGGTCGGCCGTTCGGCGCCCCTGTCCTGTCAGGACCCCAAGCGCTTCTTCAAGGGCCCCGTCCCGGCCCCGGACCACCCCTCGGAGTCGTACAAGCGGGAGCGCATCGCGCAGGCGAAGGCGTACGCACAGGGCTGTGCGAAGCGGACGGGCAGCGCCCTGCGGCACTACAACTCGCTCAACAACGCCCGTGACCTGGACGTGCTGCGCGCCGCGCTCGGCGAGGAGCGGCTGACCTTCATGGGGGCGTCGTACGGCACCTACTTCGGAGGGGTCTACGCGACACTGTTCCCCTCCCACGTGCGGCGGATGGTGTTCGACGCGGCCGTGAACCCGGACCCGGCGCAGATCTGGTACCGCAACAACCTCGACCAGTCGGCGGCGTTCGAGAGCCGATGGACGGACTTCCGGGAGTGGATCGCGAGGCACGACGACGTGTACGGCCTGGGCGGCACGGCGGAGGCGGTGCTGACCAGCTACGAGCGGGCGCGCGCCCGGCTGGCCGCGGAGCCGGCCGGCGGGAAGGTGGGGCCGGGACAGCTCCAGGGCGCGTTCCTCCAGGCCGGGTACTACGACGACTACTGGCCCGCCCGGGCGCAGGCGCTGTCGGAGTATCTGAAGGGCGATCCGAAGCAGCTGATCGCGCAGGCCGGGCCGGTGCGGGAGGCCGCCGCGCAGGCGGAGAACGCCAATGCCGCGTACACGGCCGTGGAGTGCAACGACGCGTCCTGGCCGACGGACTGGAGGGTGTGGGACCGCGACAACACACGGCTGGCGCGCGTCGCGCCGTTCGAGACGTGGGACAACGTGTGGGCGAACCTGCCGTGCGCGTACTGGCCGGCGCCCCGGCAGCAGCCGGTCGACGTGCGGACCGGTCCGGGCGAGCTGCCGCCGACGCTGATCCTGGCCGCCGAGCGGGACGCGGCGGCGCCCTATGCCGGGGCGCTGGAGATGCACCGGCGGCTGACGGGCTCGGTGCTGGTGACCGAGCGGGACGCCGGCACGCACGGCATCGCGGGCGGCCCGAACCGGTGCGTCAACGGCCACTTGGAGGCGTACCTGCTGGAGGGCCGGCTCCCGGTGCGGCGCGCGGCCTGCGCACCGCACCCGGAACCCGAGCCGACGGTCGCCCCCGCGGAACGCGCCGCCCGGCCGGGGCGCTGA
- a CDS encoding TIGR04222 domain-containing membrane protein: MVWVLLLLPAWAVAGAACTRLCLAAVRAAAVDENAGQGHDLTLYEAAFLSGGPGRVADLAMVSMARQRRLVLARTGWATVVDPRGRDEMERSVIGAIGPEGQSRIAPARAAAAAADAVGGLADRLVRAGLAVPDGARTTVAAGVRQVRVAAVAVLALGATALLVPATPDMPRNLVALWFALPLALTLSCLAIARVEVHPYSRWASPAGQRLLGALARRTGGTGDDRTYLTSVAVRGIRAVGEPDLRAAFAHREQYGRD; the protein is encoded by the coding sequence ATGGTCTGGGTGCTTCTCCTGCTGCCGGCATGGGCCGTCGCGGGTGCGGCGTGCACACGGCTGTGCCTGGCCGCCGTACGGGCGGCCGCCGTCGACGAGAACGCGGGCCAGGGACATGATCTGACGCTCTACGAGGCGGCCTTCCTGTCCGGCGGTCCGGGCAGGGTCGCCGACCTGGCCATGGTCTCCATGGCGCGGCAGCGGCGGCTGGTGCTCGCCCGCACCGGCTGGGCGACCGTCGTGGACCCGCGCGGGCGCGACGAGATGGAGCGGTCGGTCATAGGGGCCATCGGGCCCGAGGGGCAGTCCCGTATCGCCCCGGCGCGGGCGGCGGCGGCCGCCGCGGACGCGGTGGGCGGTCTCGCCGACCGGTTGGTCCGCGCCGGTCTCGCGGTGCCCGACGGGGCCCGTACGACAGTTGCGGCCGGGGTGCGGCAGGTACGGGTCGCCGCCGTGGCCGTCCTCGCGCTGGGTGCCACCGCACTGCTGGTCCCCGCCACCCCGGACATGCCCCGCAACCTCGTCGCACTCTGGTTCGCGCTGCCCCTGGCCCTCACGCTGAGCTGTCTCGCCATAGCGCGGGTGGAGGTGCATCCGTACTCGCGCTGGGCCTCCCCGGCCGGGCAGCGGCTGCTGGGCGCGCTGGCGCGGCGCACGGGTGGCACGGGGGACGACCGTACGTACCTGACCTCCGTCGCCGTACGCGGGATCCGGGCGGTGGGCGAGCCGGACCTGCGGGCGGCCTTCGCTCATCGTGAGCAGTACGGACGGGACTGA